The candidate division KSB1 bacterium genome includes a region encoding these proteins:
- a CDS encoding Hsp20/alpha crystallin family protein, which produces MPVVRWRPLDEFRNLREEMDRRLQKFYRTVEENSEGICDCYPLVDIEETKDEFIIYAELPGVSAEDVKINMADETLTISGEVKEPDRMEERRFHRVERTYGKFQRSFYLPVPIEGEKVKASFKNGILTINLPKKEEVKPKEITISVS; this is translated from the coding sequence ATGCCAGTCGTAAGATGGAGACCATTAGATGAGTTTCGCAATTTAAGAGAGGAGATGGATCGCAGGCTTCAAAAGTTTTATCGAACGGTTGAAGAAAACAGCGAAGGGATTTGCGATTGTTATCCATTAGTTGACATCGAAGAGACAAAAGATGAATTCATTATCTATGCCGAGCTTCCAGGAGTTTCGGCAGAAGATGTGAAGATTAACATGGCCGATGAAACCCTGACAATTTCTGGCGAAGTAAAAGAACCGGACCGCATGGAAGAGCGGCGATTTCATAGAGTCGAGAGGACTTATGGTAAGTTTCAAAGGAGTTTTTACCTCCCTGTGCCGATCGAAGGAGAAAAGGTGAAGGCTTCCTTCAAAAATGGGATATTGACAATTAATTTACCCAAAAAAGAGGAAGTGAAGCCGAAAGAGATCACTATTTCGGTGTCATAG
- a CDS encoding XdhC/CoxI family protein, translating into MGDLVERIAQLKKQGRTFCIVTVVDSAGATPRKAGAKGLVFPDGSIEGTVGGGNIELQAIQTARRVLQSKQPLLQKFELENLEVGGMICGGSMTLFFEPIYPDRILTIFGGGHVGRAVARVAHEAGWKIRVIDEREGVLDPNIFPEDAELMCEDYASAIQKLSFSPNDWIVIVTPKHSHDEEVLAAVIDVPAAYIGMMGSPKKVKQVMENLKAKGISDEKLEKVFAPIGLNIASESPGEIAISIVAEMLAVLNRVQHIKSFSA; encoded by the coding sequence ATGGGTGATCTTGTTGAGAGAATTGCTCAGCTCAAAAAGCAAGGAAGAACATTCTGTATCGTCACTGTGGTTGATTCTGCAGGGGCCACTCCGAGAAAGGCAGGTGCCAAAGGATTAGTTTTTCCAGATGGATCAATTGAGGGCACGGTCGGTGGTGGAAATATCGAGCTACAAGCCATTCAAACGGCGCGACGAGTGCTTCAGTCGAAACAGCCCCTGCTGCAAAAATTTGAGCTGGAAAATTTAGAAGTCGGTGGAATGATTTGCGGTGGTTCTATGACTCTGTTTTTTGAGCCGATTTATCCAGATCGCATCCTTACGATCTTCGGAGGCGGGCATGTCGGCCGGGCAGTGGCCCGCGTTGCGCACGAAGCCGGCTGGAAAATCCGCGTGATCGATGAAAGAGAGGGAGTACTAGACCCTAATATATTTCCTGAAGACGCAGAATTGATGTGCGAAGATTATGCGTCCGCGATTCAAAAACTTAGCTTCAGCCCGAACGATTGGATTGTCATCGTGACGCCGAAACATAGCCACGACGAAGAGGTATTAGCGGCTGTCATCGATGTCCCCGCAGCTTATATCGGGATGATGGGGTCACCCAAAAAAGTCAAACAAGTCATGGAAAATTTGAAAGCCAAGGGCATCTCTGATGAAAAACTTGAAAAGGTATTTGCGCCTATCGGTTTGAACATCGCATCGGAAAGTCCAGGCGAAATCGCTATCTCCATTGTGGCCGAGATGCTGGCGGTGTTAAACCGAGTCCAGCACATCAAAAGTTTCTCTGCATGA
- a CDS encoding acyl-CoA dehydrogenase family protein, with protein sequence MELSDKQLAFQKKVREFCLSEIAPHADRFDTEGIFPEDVMKKVADFGLFACVIPKEYGGLGLDTVSYIIAVEEVSRVCGSTGITIAAHNSLGAMPFILFGNQAQKEKYLPILAKGYELGAFGLTEPGAGSDAGATKTTAIRDGDDWIINGRKCFITSAAHAYVTIITAKTEQDEAQRKISSFIVEKGTPGFIIAKKENKMGLRASVTNELVFENMRLSGDKLLGKEGEGFKQFLTILDGGRISIGAMALGLAQGAYDYAFDYAKSHQLDGKPLSAYQSIQWKIADMYTQIQCARHLIYYAARLEDAHKDFIVESAMAKLYASEIATKVAHQAIQIVGEKGLTKDTPLERIYRDVRLCEIGEGTSEIQRLVISRELFKK encoded by the coding sequence ATGGAGCTTAGTGATAAACAGTTAGCTTTTCAGAAAAAAGTGAGAGAATTCTGCTTATCCGAAATTGCCCCTCATGCTGATCGTTTCGATACCGAGGGCATTTTCCCCGAAGACGTGATGAAGAAAGTCGCTGATTTTGGCCTGTTTGCTTGTGTCATTCCCAAAGAATACGGAGGTCTTGGATTAGACACAGTATCTTATATTATTGCTGTGGAGGAAGTTTCACGGGTGTGCGGCTCAACGGGCATCACAATAGCTGCTCATAATTCTTTGGGCGCTATGCCATTTATCCTATTTGGGAATCAGGCTCAGAAAGAAAAATATCTCCCCATTTTGGCAAAGGGTTATGAACTAGGGGCTTTTGGTCTGACTGAGCCCGGTGCTGGTTCTGACGCGGGGGCCACGAAAACGACGGCAATCCGAGATGGTGATGATTGGATTATCAATGGTCGAAAGTGCTTTATCACAAGCGCTGCTCATGCTTATGTGACGATAATTACAGCTAAAACCGAACAGGATGAGGCCCAGCGCAAGATCTCTTCATTTATCGTGGAAAAAGGGACACCTGGATTTATCATTGCGAAGAAGGAGAACAAAATGGGCTTGCGCGCCTCGGTAACCAATGAACTGGTGTTCGAAAATATGCGGCTATCCGGCGATAAATTGCTTGGCAAAGAAGGCGAAGGGTTCAAGCAATTTCTCACTATTCTGGATGGCGGCCGAATTTCCATTGGCGCCATGGCGCTCGGGCTAGCCCAAGGAGCATACGATTACGCTTTCGACTATGCCAAATCCCATCAGCTAGATGGCAAGCCACTCTCGGCATATCAATCCATCCAGTGGAAAATTGCCGACATGTACACCCAGATCCAATGCGCCCGCCATCTCATCTATTACGCCGCTCGGCTAGAAGATGCGCACAAGGATTTTATTGTGGAATCGGCCATGGCCAAATTGTATGCCTCGGAAATCGCCACCAAAGTGGCGCATCAGGCGATTCAGATCGTTGGCGAAAAAGGCCTGACCAAAGACACGCCGCTGGAGCGGATCTATCGGGATGTACGGCTATGTGAGATCGGCGAGGGGACGTCGGAGATCCAGCGGCTGGTGATTTCGAGAGAGTTGTTTAAAAAATAG
- a CDS encoding MBL fold metallo-hydrolase, which produces MIQSLQIGNCQLFFLYDGAFSIDCGALFGIVPKMIWEKVVQPDDMNRYEITINPILVKTPEHYVLIDPGLGNKYSDKMRFIYNIKNDNSIERSLSEIGLKPENIDIVIATHAHFDHIGAGTKINADGKIVPTFPNAKYYFQRGEWEDANKPDERTKATYFKENLQPLEEHGLVELIDGDAQILPQIRVEKTGGHTKHHQMVIIESNGQTAVYPGDILPSSFHLPITYVMALDLYPVEVMEAKRKLYQRAIEGNWLVIIDHGDQVRAGHIRFDGKRYSFEAVLGNSITG; this is translated from the coding sequence ATGATCCAATCACTTCAAATCGGCAATTGCCAGCTATTTTTCCTCTATGACGGCGCCTTCTCTATCGACTGCGGCGCCTTGTTCGGCATCGTTCCCAAAATGATCTGGGAAAAGGTGGTCCAACCCGATGACATGAACCGCTATGAGATCACGATCAATCCGATACTGGTTAAAACGCCTGAGCATTACGTTCTGATCGATCCTGGATTGGGCAATAAATATTCTGACAAAATGCGATTCATTTACAATATTAAAAATGACAATTCAATCGAGCGATCATTATCAGAAATTGGTTTGAAGCCAGAAAACATAGATATTGTCATCGCCACCCATGCCCATTTCGATCATATTGGAGCGGGAACGAAAATCAATGCAGACGGCAAAATCGTCCCCACTTTTCCCAATGCCAAATATTATTTTCAGCGGGGCGAATGGGAGGATGCCAATAAGCCGGATGAGCGGACAAAAGCGACTTATTTTAAAGAAAACTTGCAGCCGTTGGAGGAGCACGGGCTGGTTGAATTGATTGATGGCGATGCCCAAATCCTGCCGCAGATTCGAGTCGAAAAAACAGGTGGACATACGAAGCATCACCAGATGGTCATCATCGAGTCGAATGGACAAACGGCGGTCTATCCTGGCGACATTTTGCCGTCGAGTTTTCATCTGCCGATTACTTATGTGATGGCTTTGGATCTCTATCCTGTCGAGGTGATGGAAGCAAAACGAAAATTATACCAACGCGCGATTGAGGGGAACTGGCTGGTCATCATTGATCACGGTGATCAAGTTCGGGCAGGGCATATTCGGTTTGATGGGAAAAGGTATTCGTTTGAAGCTGTTTTGGGTAATTCGATAACTGGATAA
- a CDS encoding DnaJ domain-containing protein: MTKNYYEILGVSPDCSQEEIKKAYRRLARCSHPDVCGTNDSTEFRKITEAYEHINTVSKRKAYDEKLRREREEAARKSSLSFWNESVQEWSPFNFAPDFDLFINSLFFPKFSKLQYQLELIITENEAKNGVTIPLSLPVREACPVCADVFWGIFPFCDHCHGLGYIEKTIDTRLQIPPNIQNDSRLKVMIPGVGLLTIRIFIQE; this comes from the coding sequence ATGACGAAAAATTATTATGAAATTTTGGGAGTATCCCCTGATTGCAGTCAGGAGGAGATAAAGAAAGCGTACCGAAGATTGGCGAGATGCTCCCATCCAGATGTTTGTGGAACAAATGATTCAACAGAGTTTCGAAAGATAACAGAAGCGTATGAGCATATCAATACTGTGAGCAAGCGAAAGGCTTATGATGAAAAGCTCAGGCGAGAGCGGGAGGAAGCAGCTCGAAAATCAAGCCTCAGCTTTTGGAACGAGAGCGTGCAGGAATGGAGCCCCTTCAATTTTGCTCCTGATTTTGATCTATTCATAAACTCGCTGTTTTTTCCAAAATTTTCTAAGTTGCAGTATCAATTAGAGTTGATAATCACAGAAAATGAGGCAAAAAATGGTGTAACGATCCCTCTTAGCCTTCCTGTTAGGGAAGCATGTCCCGTATGCGCAGATGTTTTCTGGGGAATTTTTCCGTTCTGCGATCATTGTCATGGATTGGGCTATATCGAAAAGACGATTGATACCAGGCTTCAAATCCCGCCGAATATTCAGAATGATAGTCGCCTGAAAGTCATGATTCCTGGTGTTGGATTATTGACCATTCGAATTTTCATTCAAGAATAG
- a CDS encoding nucleotidyltransferase family protein produces the protein MSRSIAMRSNSRVAAWYESVSEGERISSAEASPHKLAAIVLAAGEGKRLAQFGPKPFLTCHGKSFLKILAEHLSAIRVNPLVIVTNEVLYQKVVELNPSGQILINPQPQLGMISSLWIGLNAIDSTVSGFFMCPIDYPLVRPETYHHLAEAHFAFPHRIIIPAHNGHFGHPVIFPKELCEELKRVPLDQGAKFLIHSQSDLILPVAVPDPGILININTPELYQKYCK, from the coding sequence ATGAGCCGATCAATAGCGATGAGGAGTAACTCGCGAGTTGCCGCTTGGTATGAATCTGTTTCGGAAGGGGAGAGGATCAGCTCGGCTGAGGCTTCTCCCCACAAATTGGCTGCTATTGTACTCGCCGCCGGTGAAGGAAAACGTCTGGCCCAATTCGGACCAAAGCCTTTTTTGACATGTCATGGAAAAAGCTTTCTTAAAATCCTGGCAGAACACCTCTCTGCAATTCGAGTGAACCCCCTGGTCATCGTCACCAATGAAGTCCTTTACCAAAAAGTTGTCGAATTAAATCCTTCTGGTCAGATTTTGATTAATCCCCAGCCTCAATTGGGCATGATCTCATCGCTGTGGATTGGGTTGAATGCAATTGATTCTACTGTCAGCGGCTTTTTTATGTGCCCAATCGATTATCCCTTGGTTCGGCCAGAGACCTACCATCATCTCGCCGAAGCTCATTTCGCTTTTCCCCATCGGATTATCATTCCCGCTCATAATGGGCATTTCGGACATCCTGTGATCTTTCCAAAGGAACTGTGCGAAGAATTAAAAAGAGTTCCTCTCGACCAAGGTGCGAAATTCTTGATCCATTCCCAATCAGATCTCATCCTGCCTGTTGCAGTACCTGATCCCGGCATCCTGATCAATATCAATACTCCCGAACTCTATCAGAAATATTGCAAATAA
- a CDS encoding 3-hydroxyacyl-CoA dehydrogenase family protein yields the protein MTLDERLTNVSIIGAAGKMGSGIALLLAQEMAFLKLKPENKGKKFRLNLIDANDDALDGLLQYLKSQALKTAEKSAVMLRDLYADRPNLVENFDIIDQFLEDLMAMVRVGTELSMAKNSHLVFEAIVENIDVKLKVFSQLNELCSNDTFFFSNTSSIPIHLLNDGAKLGGRIIGFHFYNPPPVQRLAELIPAKDTKKELIDLSYEIAKRLKKTIFLSADVAGFIGNGHFLRDALHAITEVERLQKDFKPFEAIYIVNKVSQDLLLRPMGIFQLIDYVGVDVMYFISKIMDKYIPDEKLDHDFLDDLYNRKILGGQRADGSQKDGILKYENNRPVAVFCPKEGKYQMLDEAGWTGEINKKIGAYPEGWQPWKSLLKDAKQQDKIRQHFEQLKASKTLGAELALKYLKRSKEIGLHLVNSGVAQQPEDVNGVLINGFYHLYGPINEYI from the coding sequence ATGACTCTTGACGAACGATTGACCAATGTCTCCATCATCGGTGCGGCGGGAAAAATGGGCAGCGGCATTGCGCTATTATTGGCTCAGGAAATGGCATTTCTCAAGCTGAAGCCCGAAAACAAGGGCAAAAAATTTCGGCTCAATTTGATCGATGCGAATGACGATGCATTGGACGGGCTGCTCCAATACCTCAAATCCCAGGCATTGAAAACGGCCGAAAAATCTGCGGTCATGTTGCGGGATCTCTATGCCGATCGACCCAATCTGGTGGAAAATTTTGACATCATCGATCAATTCCTCGAGGACCTTATGGCCATGGTGCGGGTCGGGACCGAGTTGAGCATGGCGAAAAATTCGCACCTGGTATTTGAAGCCATTGTCGAAAATATCGATGTGAAACTCAAGGTCTTTAGCCAACTCAATGAATTATGCAGCAACGATACCTTTTTCTTCAGCAATACTTCCTCGATCCCTATTCATCTGCTCAATGATGGTGCTAAGCTCGGTGGTCGCATCATCGGATTTCATTTCTACAATCCACCCCCAGTGCAGCGATTGGCGGAGCTAATTCCTGCCAAGGATACTAAAAAAGAACTCATTGACCTGAGCTATGAAATCGCCAAAAGATTGAAAAAGACGATTTTCCTTTCTGCCGACGTAGCGGGGTTCATCGGTAATGGGCATTTCCTCCGGGATGCGCTTCATGCCATCACCGAGGTGGAGCGGCTGCAAAAGGATTTTAAGCCGTTCGAAGCGATTTACATTGTCAATAAGGTTAGCCAGGATTTATTGCTGCGACCCATGGGCATCTTCCAGTTGATCGATTATGTCGGTGTAGATGTCATGTATTTTATTTCAAAAATTATGGACAAATACATCCCTGATGAAAAATTGGATCATGATTTTCTCGATGATCTGTACAACAGAAAAATTTTGGGCGGCCAGCGGGCTGATGGCAGCCAGAAAGATGGTATCTTGAAATATGAGAACAACCGTCCCGTAGCTGTGTTCTGCCCTAAAGAGGGGAAATACCAAATGCTTGATGAGGCTGGTTGGACTGGTGAAATAAACAAAAAGATCGGGGCTTATCCTGAGGGCTGGCAGCCATGGAAAAGCTTACTGAAAGACGCCAAACAGCAAGATAAAATTCGCCAGCATTTTGAGCAATTAAAGGCATCGAAGACTCTCGGCGCAGAATTGGCCCTCAAATACTTGAAGCGTTCCAAAGAGATTGGCCTGCATCTGGTGAATTCTGGTGTTGCCCAGCAACCTGAAGATGTCAATGGGGTGTTGATCAATGGGTTTTATCATTTGTATGGACCGATTAATGAATATATTTGA
- a CDS encoding 3-ketoacyl-CoA thiolase has protein sequence MKKLRKKVYIAAGYNTISFGSGRKEFNPKKPMPGIEHYINEAGRGVIAQISDPDVIDEAVISNFMAARFVKQGHLAALIPDIHPSLLYKPCTRVEGACGSGGLAWVTAMKIVLADLADVVLTIGTEVQNSVKAIYGADILAGAGHYASERKQGHAYFFPSKFDERAAACFQKFGHDYVRKAMALWYKQAIENARKNPKAQEYHNTIEDLFATGMTPPNPKTFLPNLNVYDCSKVSDGASALIVASEEGLKKIGIPKSKAIEIVGYGQSEGNITQPPEDLTKLSTTMNAVKKAYEMCGLSPKHIGTLEVHDCFSITGLLMLEACGFVGYGEGAAFVTEGRSNFDGELPTNTTGGLIGFGHYTGGTGVRQAVDLLHQLTGQADGSQIKMDPNRPFGMMTSMGGNDKTVVVGIFKAAE, from the coding sequence ATGAAAAAATTGAGAAAGAAGGTTTATATAGCGGCAGGATACAACACGATATCTTTTGGTTCCGGCCGCAAAGAATTCAATCCCAAAAAGCCCATGCCAGGGATCGAGCATTATATCAATGAGGCGGGCCGGGGCGTGATTGCCCAGATCAGCGATCCCGATGTGATCGACGAAGCGGTGATCAGTAATTTTATGGCCGCGCGATTCGTCAAGCAGGGGCATCTGGCTGCTCTAATTCCAGATATCCATCCTTCTTTATTGTACAAACCATGCACCCGCGTGGAGGGCGCTTGCGGCTCTGGGGGATTGGCCTGGGTAACAGCAATGAAGATCGTTTTAGCAGACTTAGCTGATGTCGTGTTGACCATCGGCACTGAAGTCCAGAATTCTGTCAAAGCAATCTACGGCGCTGACATTTTGGCAGGTGCGGGACATTATGCGAGCGAACGGAAACAGGGGCATGCCTATTTCTTTCCTTCAAAGTTCGATGAGCGAGCGGCAGCTTGCTTCCAAAAATTCGGCCACGATTATGTCCGAAAAGCCATGGCACTATGGTACAAACAGGCCATCGAGAACGCCCGCAAAAATCCCAAAGCCCAGGAATATCATAACACCATTGAAGACCTATTCGCCACAGGCATGACGCCGCCCAATCCCAAAACCTTTTTGCCCAATCTCAATGTGTATGATTGTTCCAAAGTTTCGGACGGCGCATCGGCATTAATTGTAGCTTCAGAGGAAGGATTGAAGAAAATCGGAATTCCTAAGTCCAAAGCGATCGAAATCGTTGGCTATGGTCAGAGCGAGGGAAATATTACTCAACCACCCGAAGATTTGACCAAGCTCTCCACCACTATGAATGCAGTCAAAAAAGCCTATGAGATGTGTGGTTTATCACCGAAACATATCGGGACACTTGAGGTGCACGATTGTTTCTCCATCACTGGTTTGTTGATGTTGGAGGCCTGTGGCTTCGTCGGTTATGGAGAAGGAGCAGCATTTGTAACCGAGGGCCGCAGCAACTTTGATGGCGAGCTGCCCACCAATACCACGGGCGGCTTGATCGGTTTTGGACATTACACTGGTGGCACAGGGGTTCGCCAGGCCGTCGATCTGCTGCATCAGTTGACTGGACAAGCAGATGGTTCGCAGATTAAGATGGATCCCAATCGGCCATTTGGAATGATGACCAGCATGGGCGGGAACGATAAGACCGTGGTAGTAGGAATTTTTAAAGCAGCGGAGTAA
- a CDS encoding acyl-CoA dehydrogenase, producing the protein MDFNLTDEQIMVRDSIRDFAKQRLAPLAEKADQEGVMDVEIIKELAELGYCGICIPSEYGGAGFDTLCYALAIEEVSKADASVGVMLSVTNSPAQLPILDFGSELLKKTYLPKLASGSSIGAFCLSEANAGSDAASIKTSADLNGDYYRLNGRKQFVTNGGIADIFIVFAVTDKSAGAKGISAFVVEKNFPGFRIGKIENKMGLKASSTAEVILEDCRVPKQNLIGEPGQGYKIALATLDHSRIGIAAQALGIAEAAFEQALEYSKQRVQFGRPICQFQAIQFMLSDMATEIEAARYLVYHAAWRYDQKQRVSKEASMAKLFASEMAFRVVHKALQIHGGYGYMKEYPIERMYRDQRVTEIYEGTSEVQRIVIANQLLK; encoded by the coding sequence ATGGATTTCAATTTGACCGATGAGCAAATTATGGTGCGTGATTCAATCAGGGATTTTGCCAAGCAAAGATTGGCTCCACTGGCAGAGAAGGCGGATCAAGAAGGCGTGATGGACGTTGAAATAATTAAGGAGCTGGCAGAGCTTGGTTATTGTGGGATCTGCATCCCTTCTGAATATGGAGGTGCAGGTTTCGATACATTATGTTATGCATTGGCAATTGAGGAGGTATCGAAAGCGGATGCCTCGGTGGGGGTAATGCTCTCTGTGACGAATTCGCCCGCCCAATTGCCAATTTTGGATTTCGGTTCTGAATTATTGAAGAAAACCTATCTTCCCAAATTGGCGAGCGGCTCGAGCATCGGGGCTTTTTGCCTTTCTGAGGCCAATGCTGGCTCTGATGCTGCGAGCATCAAAACAAGTGCCGATTTGAATGGCGATTATTATCGCTTAAACGGCAGGAAACAATTTGTGACCAATGGTGGGATAGCTGATATTTTTATTGTATTCGCCGTAACAGATAAATCAGCTGGGGCGAAGGGGATCTCCGCTTTTGTGGTAGAGAAAAATTTCCCAGGCTTTAGGATCGGAAAAATCGAAAATAAAATGGGGCTTAAAGCTTCATCCACTGCGGAAGTAATTTTAGAAGATTGTCGCGTTCCAAAACAAAATCTTATTGGAGAACCTGGTCAGGGCTACAAAATTGCCCTTGCCACTCTGGATCACAGCCGCATCGGGATCGCAGCTCAAGCTCTGGGCATCGCCGAGGCAGCATTTGAACAAGCGCTTGAATATTCGAAACAGCGAGTACAATTTGGCAGACCGATTTGCCAATTTCAAGCGATTCAGTTTATGTTATCCGATATGGCCACCGAAATTGAGGCTGCACGATATTTGGTTTATCATGCTGCCTGGCGTTATGATCAAAAGCAGCGGGTTTCTAAAGAGGCTTCTATGGCCAAATTGTTTGCTTCTGAAATGGCATTCCGTGTTGTCCATAAAGCGCTTCAAATCCATGGTGGATATGGTTATATGAAAGAATATCCGATAGAGCGGATGTATAGAGATCAGCGGGTGACTGAGATTTATGAAGGCACTTCCGAGGTGCAACGCATTGTAATCGCAAATCAATTGTTAAAATGA
- a CDS encoding Hsp20/alpha crystallin family protein: MAIIRWRPLSEIDSFRREMDRMFDTFFGTSSEVAESTLAWYPSVDIKETKDDFVLTAEVPGINKDDIKISISENTLTIKGEKKEEKKEETENYHRLERRYGTFQRSFTLPTQVEDKKVKASYKDGVLTITLPKKEEVKPKEIPITVS; encoded by the coding sequence ATGGCGATTATCCGTTGGAGACCATTAAGCGAGATTGACAGTTTCAGACGGGAAATGGATCGAATGTTTGACACTTTCTTCGGCACGTCCTCGGAGGTAGCAGAGTCAACTTTGGCTTGGTATCCCTCGGTGGATATTAAAGAAACCAAAGATGACTTTGTGCTGACCGCAGAGGTACCGGGAATTAACAAAGATGATATTAAAATCAGTATTTCTGAAAATACATTGACCATAAAAGGTGAGAAGAAGGAAGAGAAAAAGGAGGAAACTGAGAATTATCATCGACTCGAGCGTCGTTATGGCACCTTCCAGAGAAGTTTCACCCTGCCAACTCAGGTAGAAGATAAAAAGGTGAAGGCTTCCTACAAAGATGGAGTGCTAACGATTACACTGCCGAAGAAAGAGGAAGTCAAACCAAAAGAGATCCCCATTACGGTTTCATAA